The window TTACTTGATTATGGTCCTGGCCTTTGGGAACGCAAGTGCACCATTCGCCATCTTGTTCTCTCTACCGCTTGCTGTGATTGGGGGCCTTCTAGGACTTGTCATTGCAAGAGAGCCTTTAACCGTAACCTCTATGATTGGTTTCCTCATGCTTATTGGGATCGTAGTAACGAATGCGATTGTACTAATTGATCGTGCACAACAACTGCGCGAAGAGGGATACACGGTACGCCATGCTTTAATTGAAGCGGGGAAAGTAAGACTTCGTCCCATTATTATGACCGCTGGAGCTACCATTATGGCATTGGTTCCTCTAGCGCTCGGTATTTCTGGAGAAGGTGGATTAATCGGTAAAGGACTGGGTGTAGTCGTTATCGGTGGTCTGATTACCTCTACGCTATTGACATTAGTTGTCGTACCGATTGTGTACGAATTGATTGAAAGTATAAAGAGCCGTATAGGTCGTATGTCCAAGCGTAATAAAGAAAACGAAAAAACGATGTTAGAGGTATAAGGAGGCACATAGATGATTAACGATAGTTCGCAAAAACGAAAAATCAAATCCCGTTCGATGGGAGTGATAGCGTTATTGACCGCAGCAGCGGTCTTGGTGTCAGCCTGTTCAGCACCAGGTGCAAAAGGGGCTGCAACGGTGCAGTTAGCACCAAGGGCGATTAAAACAGATGTCATAAAGAAGCAGAAAATTAGCAATCCGATCGAACAAGTTGCTGATGTAGCGGCAGGAACGACGCTTGATGTTGTATCGAAAGCGGGCGGTGAGGTAACGGAAGTGCTGAAAAAACGAGGAGAGTATGTTGAGAAGGGGGAAATACTCTTCGTTATTGATAATAAAGATGCCTTATCTGCCAAAAGGAAAAGTGAGCTTTCTGTAAGAAGTGCCCAAGAATCCTTGCAACAAGCAAAGGATAATAAAGTAAATAACCGCAAAGATCTGTTGGACAATGTAACTAGATCGCAAACTGCACTCAAGAATGCTACCCAGGAATACAACAAAATTCGTAATGAATATGATGCAGGCATCGCCGTTCAGCATCAGGTGGATCAATCCAAACAAGCACTAGATAGCGCTCAGATGAATCTAGATGCTGCACAAAGCAAGCTTTCAGCGTTTGATAACTCCGATTCGATTTCGGCTATTCAAACGCAAGCAGAGTCTGCAAGTCTAGCACTAGAAGATGCGACTCGTTCTTTAGAGAACTATCAAGTAAAGGCACCAGGTAACGGCATTCTTACCGATTTCAATGTAGTGGTTGGGCAAACCGTAGCTGCCGCGGCAGGGAAAGTTGGGCAAGTCCAACAGATTGATCCGATCAAAATCAAAACGGAGCTTACGGAAACGAATTTCCTACTTGTTAAAGGAAAGCAAGAACTCATTTACTATAATCCGGACTCGCCTGACAAAAAAGGAACAGCTAAAATTAGCTACTTGGCACCTATTATGAGTGCTGCAACAAAAACGTACACGTTAGAACTGGAAGTTCCAAATAGCGATCATCTGCTGCAGCCTGGTAATCGATTTATGGTACAGCTTACGACTGAAACGGAAGAACAAGTGATTGCTATTCCTACATTAAGCATCATTCGTGAAGAGTCCGATACGATTGTCTTTGTTCAGCAAGGTGACCAATATCAGAAACGGAAAGTGAAATTAGGACGCATTAACGGGGAGTATCAAGAAGTAATCGAAGGCGTGAAAGACGGCGAGCAATTGGTTACTACCGGACAGAATACTTTGAAAGACGGACAAAAAGTAGACATTGCTAGCGCGGGGCAGCAACCAACAACAACACCAGCAGCCAAATAGACATCAGCGAAATTTCACAATAAGGAGAATACTTAAATGAAAAACAAACCATGGAAATCTAGTCTGACAGCCATCATGCTAGGAGCAATGATCGTTCAAGGAGGCACAACCGTATGGGCGGCTGACTCGACGACGCCAATTGTCTCTGCACCAACTGTCAATTACGGATTGACAGCTGATATACGAGCTGCAATTAAAAGTGCAGCGGTGACGCCAACCGCGTCAGGTTCCCAGCTTGCGGTTACTATTCGATTGTATAACGGAGGCGCCGTACAGAACAGAGTTCCCGAACACGAGCTTCGTGTTCAAACGGCAAGTGGCGTTTCGTATACATTGAAACCAAGTGCTAGCAATAAAGAAGCTTTGCAGCCCAAAGAAATCGGCGAGCTTGTGTACATGACTTCCATTGATAGCAAGGAAATTGGTCAAATTGAGCAATTATCTTTCGTCAATGTGGATATCTATTCCTATCCAAAGGTGGAAACAACACTGCTAGCTATGCCAACTAAATCCGTGTGGTACGGAGGTACGGGAAATACGGCTTTGCAGAGCCTCGAAAACTTAGCATGGGGTCAAGCATTCACCATTCCTGGGGTTAATTCAGGATTGACGTATTCACCTGTCGAGGTTTCTATGCAAAATACGGCATCAGGCCGCGCGGCTGTTGTGACGGTATTGGCTAGTAATCCTGGAGCTGGGCGGGAAACAGTTCCTGCTTTCCGTACGGACGCTCAGTCTGAGCAGAAGAACTATGAAGGCAATCGTTCCGAAGTAGACCCGGTGACTTTGGAGGCCGGCGAAAAGAAATACATTCATTTTGCGATTCCCGTTGAAAATGGTGTGACGTTGTCTAACCTTCTCGTTTTATCGACGGATACGTTTGTACCCAAAGGTGGAGGTCAAGCCACCACGCTAACAACAGGTAAACTAGCTATCGCATGGCCGAAAGAGCAAGGGAATTCTGCTGCAGCACCTTATACAATTGGTCAGCCGATCACATTTGATGCTTTGACCAAAGTTGTTGGTAAATCAACAGAAGTATCGCTTATGGAGCTTCATCTGCATGAGAATCCAGGTGAAGGCTACCAAACTGCGGTAGCTAAGTTCAAATTAACGAATACAAGTACAACGCCTACTGCTACTCCTGCTTTCCTATCGGAATTGGTCAATGCACAGGGTGTTACTTATCAAGGGTCCCGTCAAACGAATGTAACGACGATGCTAAATCCTGGATTAAGCTACGTGGTAAGCTACTCCTACATTGTGCCGCAAACCGAAGAGAGCACCAGCTTCTCGTTAAAGCTGCTCGATTCAGTGGCTGCTGCACCTTTTACAACAACGATTGCCGCTCTGCAAACGGATGTACAGAAGGAAGAGACGGATTCTACCATCTCCTTATATCCATTTGATCTGACGTTCAATGATGTAACAGTAAGCACACAGACGACTGCTCAATTGACCTATACGTACAAGTTCCGACTTGATCTAGACATTAAACAAAAAGAAAATGTCGTGGTTGACAACAACTTCTCGAAATTGAAATTTGAAATTGTTGATAACGCCGGACGTGTTGTCGGTTCTAAGGACGCTTCCTTCACAGGTGTAAATAAATTAATCAGTGGGAAACAATTGTTGGATGCTACGAATATTACAACTGATCAATTCAGCTATCCTTTCACTGTCAATGTGTATGAAACCATCGAAACGCAGAATGGAACGGCTAAACGCTTATTGAAAGTCATCAAATAAGTGCCAGTTGAATAAATAAAAAATGAGAAGGCAAGGTTATTCTTGCCTTCTCATTTTTATGGTGGTGGCTATCAGGCCATGTTAGTTTGAAACAGCCACTGTTCATCGCTACAGACGAGCTTTAACGGACTTTGCATAGTCAGATGGCGGCATGCCAACGGTTTTCTTGAAATCTCTTGAAAAATAGTGAATGCTGGCGTACCCCAACATTGCTGCTATCTCAGTAAAATTATAACGGCCATCTCTAATAAAAGTTTTGGCTTGTTCAATTTTGAGGGATTTGAAGGCTTCCAAGACGCCTGTCTGCATCTGAGATTGGAAAAGCTCCTTTAATCGGCTTTTGCCCAAGTGAAACTTTTGACATAAATGGTCTTGTGTGAAGGATTGAGAGAGATTGGCTTTCAAATATTCCATGATTTGCTGAACGATTCGTTGTTCGGCTTTTTCTTTTTGAAGGGATGATTGCTTGTATTTCATAGAATCTGGCGTGGAAGCTTGCTCTTGATTCCGAATGAGTGTGATTAACAAAACCTCTAAATAGGATTTGATCATTTGTTCGCTGGCAAAAGGCGCATGCGGATTTCTTTCCAAATGATGAACGGTTGGCTTGTCAAAAGGGGGCAGGAACGCCTGAAACCCTTCTTGGATAATGAGGGATAGGATATTTCTTTCCCGGTCTCCTAATGCCAGAATCTTTTTCTCGAAAATAGTCATGGCTGGGGACGTGCACTCGAAGCATATGACGATAAGATTTGGCGGTGTATGCTCATGCTTAACGCTAACCGTATGGAATTCCTCGGGTTTGTGAAAGATCATATTTCCCTGATGAAGGGTATGAATGTGATCATCGGCTCGAATCTCAACTTCCCCTTTGTCCACGTAAAGAATCTCCCAGAAGTCATGCTGTTCTCCGTCAAATACAAATCCCTTTGCGTACTCGAAGTAATGAAAGGAAAAGAGGGTTTGAATGGTAAGTGATTCCTGTAGTTGTATACTTGGGAAATCCATGCTGCTCGTCCTCTCTCAGGGTGGTTCTTGTTCCAAACTCATTTTTAATCTTATTTTACCATATCCATTTTTGCAAAAGTGCAAATAAATCGGCTTTTTGGATAAATCTTATCGAGTGTAGCTCTTTTATAATAAAGGGAAGAGACGGAGGAGATAACAATGAAAAAAGGGATCAATATGTGGTCATTTCCAGGCTCCATGAAGGTAGAACAATGTATCGCTGTTGCTAAGAAAGCCGGATTTGACGGCATTGAGCTGGCTTTAAACGAGACGGGCCAATTAAGCTTGGAAAGTAAAGAAAGCGAAATCAAGGAATACCGTAAGATTGCGGAAGATCAGGGCATTGCGCTCTCGAGTTTAGCCAGTGGATTATACTGGACATATTCTTTAACAAGTGGACATGCACAAACGCGTCAAAAAGCAAAAGACATCGTCAAGAAACAATTGGAGAACGCTGCTATTTTGGGTGTAGATACGATATTGGTTGTGCCAGGTGCTGTTGGCGTTGATTTCATTCCGGATTCTGAAGTGGTTCCATATGATCAAGCCTATGACTACGCTTTGGAAGGCATAAGCGAGCTTTCCAATGTTGCACAATCATTGAAGGTTTCCATTGGTATAGAAAACGTATGGAATAAATTCTTACTATCCCCGCTTGAAATGAGAGACTTTATCGATAAAATCAATTCGCCATATGTGGGCGCTTACTTTGACGTAGGGAATGTCTTATATGCCGGCTATCCGGAGCATTGGATTTCCATTTTAAATAAACGTATCAAAAAAGTGCATTTCAAAGATTACCGCCGCGCCGCAGGAGGTTTGCATGGTTTTGTTGATCTTCTAGCCGGTGATGTGAATTATCCAGAGGTTATGAAAGCCCTTCAAGCTATCGGGTATGACGATTATGTCATTGCCGAAATGATTCCGGGTTATACGCATCATGGCGAACAGATTATTTATAATACATCGGGTGCAATGGACGCCATCTTAGGGAGGAAGTAATCAACATGCTGAGAATCGGATTAATTGGATTAGGCTTTATGGGTAGGACTCATCTAGAAAATTACGTTCGCCTGGAGTCAGAAGGAGTTCCCATTCAGATTGTGGCTATATGTGATATTGACAATGAGAAGCTCGAAGGTCGCGCGGCTGCCGGCAACATTGATACGGGTTCATCTGGCATTGACTTCGGTCGCTACAATAAATATACAAGTGTGACCGAAATGCTTGAGAAGGAACAGCTTGATTACGTGGATATTGCATTGCCTACTTATCTGCACAGAGACATAGCGGTTCAATGTTTGAATCATGGTCTTCATGTTTTGTGTGAAAAACCGATGGCGCTGAATGCTGCGGAATGTAAAGATATGATTCAGGCAGCCGAGGCGAATGGCAAGCAGCTAATGATAGGTCAATGCTTGAGATTCTGGCCGGCCTATGTATACCTGAAGCAGGTGGTTGAAGAGAAGACGTTTGGTCAAGCATTGGGTGGTTATTTCTATCGCGGGGGAGCTACTCCGACCTGGGGACCTTGGCTTACACAGAAGGAGAAAAGCGGCGGAGCATTGTTAGATATGCACGTTCATGATATTGATATGATACATTGGCTGTTCGGTAAGCCAGAATCCGTATCGTGTTTGGCACGCAATGTTGTTCCCGGCAGCGGATATGATGTGGTTTCTGCCAATTATCTATATGAAGATGGCAAAGTCATCAATGCTCAAGCAGATTGGACGCTTGAAGGCGACTATGGCTTCGACATGCAGTTCCGAGTTAATTTTGAAAAAGGCAATATCGTTTTCAAAGGTGATTCCTTACAAGTAAATGTGAACGAAGGAAAAGGCTTCAGTCCTGAGCTATCCTCGGAAATGGGCTATTATAACGAACTTAAATATTTTATTGAGACGTTACTTTCCGGTGAAAGTATTGCAGTAGCGACTCCCTCCAGTACGATGGGCAGCATTGAAATTGCTGAGGCTGAAATCGAATCTGCGGACAACCGTGGTGCATGGGTTAAGGTAAAATAGCTTGGTGTGTACGAAAAACCTTGGAAATCATTATGATTTCCAAGGTTTTTTGTAAGATTATTAATTGCCTGGATGTTTATTTGCATCATCAATGCCATTATTGCTGTTATTATTGTTTTTGTTGTCTTCACTTGCTTTTTGACCTTTTTGTTGATTGGATTGATTTTTTTGTTTGTTCGACATTAGCCCACATCCTTAGATATATTTCAAACCTTCATTATTGTGAGCAGTCTCAGGGTTATTATTCACGTTTAGTTCAATTTTAGGTATCACGTGACAAAGTTTAATTTGATGGATATTAATAGCATTTGACTGTAATCGCTTCCGTATCCTACACTAATAGCATTTGAACTTAAGGGAGTTAGGGATTGAAAAACATGGAGTCAACAGCATCTTGGAAAAAGCTTGGTCTATTCGCGGTCACATGGCCGATATTCATTGATTCCGTCTTGCGGATGATGCTGGGAACGGCAGATGTGTTTATGCTCAGCCGTATTTCGGATCAAGTGACCGGAGCGGTCGGCTTGGCTAACGAAATCATTGTTTTCTGTATATTGATGTTTGGCTTCGTTGGGCTTGGAACGAGTGTAGCAGTCGCACAAAATCTTGGTGCCGGCAGGGCCAAAGAAGCCAGCCGCATTTCAGCGCTCGCCATAACGATAAATTTGATATTTGGTATTTTGGTTAGCATTTTATTGGTTGTCTTTGGTGAGTCGCTGATGCGGCTAATGAATTTGGCGCCGGAGCAGACGGAGATCGCCAAAAGATATTTAAGCATCATTGGCGCTTTCATATGGATTGAGGCGTTGTCCTACGCTATCTCATCTGTGCTTCG is drawn from Paenibacillus sp. V4I7 and contains these coding sequences:
- a CDS encoding efflux RND transporter periplasmic adaptor subunit — encoded protein: MINDSSQKRKIKSRSMGVIALLTAAAVLVSACSAPGAKGAATVQLAPRAIKTDVIKKQKISNPIEQVADVAAGTTLDVVSKAGGEVTEVLKKRGEYVEKGEILFVIDNKDALSAKRKSELSVRSAQESLQQAKDNKVNNRKDLLDNVTRSQTALKNATQEYNKIRNEYDAGIAVQHQVDQSKQALDSAQMNLDAAQSKLSAFDNSDSISAIQTQAESASLALEDATRSLENYQVKAPGNGILTDFNVVVGQTVAAAAGKVGQVQQIDPIKIKTELTETNFLLVKGKQELIYYNPDSPDKKGTAKISYLAPIMSAATKTYTLELEVPNSDHLLQPGNRFMVQLTTETEEQVIAIPTLSIIREESDTIVFVQQGDQYQKRKVKLGRINGEYQEVIEGVKDGEQLVTTGQNTLKDGQKVDIASAGQQPTTTPAAK
- a CDS encoding AraC family transcriptional regulator → MDFPSIQLQESLTIQTLFSFHYFEYAKGFVFDGEQHDFWEILYVDKGEVEIRADDHIHTLHQGNMIFHKPEEFHTVSVKHEHTPPNLIVICFECTSPAMTIFEKKILALGDRERNILSLIIQEGFQAFLPPFDKPTVHHLERNPHAPFASEQMIKSYLEVLLITLIRNQEQASTPDSMKYKQSSLQKEKAEQRIVQQIMEYLKANLSQSFTQDHLCQKFHLGKSRLKELFQSQMQTGVLEAFKSLKIEQAKTFIRDGRYNFTEIAAMLGYASIHYFSRDFKKTVGMPPSDYAKSVKARL
- a CDS encoding sugar phosphate isomerase/epimerase → MKKGINMWSFPGSMKVEQCIAVAKKAGFDGIELALNETGQLSLESKESEIKEYRKIAEDQGIALSSLASGLYWTYSLTSGHAQTRQKAKDIVKKQLENAAILGVDTILVVPGAVGVDFIPDSEVVPYDQAYDYALEGISELSNVAQSLKVSIGIENVWNKFLLSPLEMRDFIDKINSPYVGAYFDVGNVLYAGYPEHWISILNKRIKKVHFKDYRRAAGGLHGFVDLLAGDVNYPEVMKALQAIGYDDYVIAEMIPGYTHHGEQIIYNTSGAMDAILGRK
- a CDS encoding Gfo/Idh/MocA family protein gives rise to the protein MLRIGLIGLGFMGRTHLENYVRLESEGVPIQIVAICDIDNEKLEGRAAAGNIDTGSSGIDFGRYNKYTSVTEMLEKEQLDYVDIALPTYLHRDIAVQCLNHGLHVLCEKPMALNAAECKDMIQAAEANGKQLMIGQCLRFWPAYVYLKQVVEEKTFGQALGGYFYRGGATPTWGPWLTQKEKSGGALLDMHVHDIDMIHWLFGKPESVSCLARNVVPGSGYDVVSANYLYEDGKVINAQADWTLEGDYGFDMQFRVNFEKGNIVFKGDSLQVNVNEGKGFSPELSSEMGYYNELKYFIETLLSGESIAVATPSSTMGSIEIAEAEIESADNRGAWVKVK